The following coding sequences are from one Ornithodoros turicata isolate Travis chromosome 1, ASM3712646v1, whole genome shotgun sequence window:
- the LOC135386764 gene encoding piggyBac transposable element-derived protein 3-like, with protein sequence MAITPDMIDNVVEETNYYSVQTTGKSLNVTAAEVEQFIGLYIMMGLVQMPSVRCYWETASRYEPIANVMSRSRFESIMRFLHFVDNLAATEETKKDKAWKVRPWLSALQENFAKIEPEEYNSVDEIMVSFTGRCSVKQYMPGKPHPWGKKLWGRAGSSGILYQFDVYQGQANRDYRSGLGGHVVMSMCSQLLEMKEYKVAADNFFTSLDLASNFVTKGTGFVGTVRKNRLKDCRIKPEADLKKEGRGSYDSAVDIRRKVGVVRLV encoded by the coding sequence ATGGCTATCACCCCTGACATGATTGACAATGTTGTGGAAGAAACAAACTACTACAGTGTACAGACTACTGGGAAGTCCCTGAACGTGACTGCAGCCGAAGTGGAGCAATTTATCGGCCTATACATTATGATGGGCCTTGTACAAATGCCTAGTGTTCGCTGTTATTGGGAAACGGCTTCAAGATATGAACCCATTGCCAACGTTATGTCGAGAAGCCGCTTCGAGAGCATTATGCGTTTTCTCCACTTTGTGGACAACCTGGCAGCAACAGAGGAAACAAAGAAAGACAAAGCATGGAAGGTACGACCGTGGTTGTCAGCACTTCAGGAAAACTTTGCAAAAATCGAGCCAGAAGAATACAACAGCGTTGACGAAATCATGGTTAGCTTTACCGGCAGGTGTAGTGTGAAGCAATACATGCCAGGAAAGCCCCACCCATGGGGTAAAAAACTATGGGGTCGAGCTGGGTCTTCTGGTATTTTGTACCAATTCGATGTCTATCAAGGCCAAGCAAATCGGGATTACAGATCTGGCTTAGGGGGTCATGTTGTGATGTCAATGTGTTCCCAGCTTCTAGAAATGAAGGAATACAAGGTTGCAGCGGATAATTTCTTCACTTCACTGGATCTAGCGAGCAACTTTGTCACTAAAGGAACAGGCTTTGTAGGCACAGTCCGAAAAAACAGACTGAAGGACTGCAGGATCAAGCCAGAAGCAGACTTGAAAAAAGAAGGCCGAGGCTCGTATGATAGTGCTGTAGATATCAGACGCAAGGTTGGTGTTGTACGATTGGTTTGA